The nucleotide window ctttgaaattatttatatttcaaattttgatttaactCTTATTGGGCCAGCTGACACTCATAATTTTACAAGACTCTTATCAAGCACTCATAAAACAACACAACCTAACACTCTTTACACCCTTAAAacttgatgtgttgatatttcACCTCCATTCTTTCCATCCTGCACACAACACAATTTTAGTGCATGTGCCCGCAACTGCACATAACAGTGGCTAGGTATAACACTTTTCAAACAAATCTTTGAAATGAAAAGGTCTGTCTTGCTGTCACGAAAGGAATCATAGGTTGGGAGGGACATGGGGGGCTTTTGATCATTCAACAGcttgaaaatgaaaagttatCTACTTTACGGatcaaataaaatgtttagcTACACAACAGTAAGTCTATACACTGGAGTGCATATTTGATGCATGCTGCAGCAAAGCATGAAAAAGACATTCACACTATCATAGACACAAAAACAAtcattcaaaactaaaaaacttaaatatgcAGTTTCAATTACAAAGAAaccaattctttttattacctGCCAGCCAACACCACGGCTAAGAACAGAAGGTGGCATAGGAGTTGCACTTGCATACCTTGATACAGCAATAAATGCGCCAGTGGACTGTTTATTCATGAAAAGTAATTCAGTGAACTTACAAGATTAAATAACATAGTCAACACGTATAATCCACAGAATGAATGTTTGAACTGCATCACatatgcaaaaaagaaaaaccagaaaagaacaaaatcaattaaaaacaacgTTGAAATTATGAAAATTGTAGTTTCCAAAAAGAACTTCTATCAATCTCTGGAAACTATTATTTATCAGCTCATCCACATTACAACAatcaaatgatttattattGTATTGATACCGCTAGCATGGGATAGGCATTTACAATGACTTATCATTAAAATAGAATATcaataaatggaaaaataatatCAGCAAACTAACAACAGTTGTGATGTTATTGTGTGATGCACTTTGATTCTTAGTTTAGGGCAATAGCATAGGATATGCATGAGGGAGAAGTGAATATATGAATGGAAGAATGCAAACCTCTACAAGAGCAACAAAGGAAGCCATCATCATGGCAAAAGCTTCACCAGCATCAAATGAAGGTGCTCCCCATTGAAAGGGATATGGAACTCTTATCCTGCAAACCCATAATTCCAATAAGAAACACTTGATGCCATCCCACAACGCCAAGTCATGAAAAAGTACATTATACTACATTAAAGCAAAATTAAGCTTTAATCAAACTCTTCATCCACTAATACCAATTAGAACCCAAATTACCCAGCTGATTCAATGAAATGTGCAAGGAATGAATACGGTTAAGACGAAATTTgtcatatttatttaaatccgAATCAGATAATTGCATCACAAGCACTTCCTAATTGGACTATGACTACTAGTTCATCTAAGCAGTCTCCAAATATGGACCATCTAACTCTTGCCTTTCAAAATCAGCTTGTCCATGTTCAGACATAGCAACCAAGCTCATCAACAGAGGAAATGAGTAAAAAGAGCATTTAATTCacactttgattttcttcttggaTAAAATGAATTGGTAAAGTCCACTGTGTTCAACCTCTTCCTATACTGGTTTTACTCTTTATGCAGCAGAGTACCTCAATTAACAAACCGGCAGGGATTTACAATCAATAGAAAGGACCATTGTAAAGGGATTACCAGGTAATCATGAGCCATGCCTATAGGTAGAAAGAAGAAATAATGACAAGTAAAGATCCACCTATAGCACCACTGGATATGGTCCAGCAGTGCAAGACATGGTTGATTTCCTAGGTGGCTCAAGTTCGAATCATTCCCCTgtaaaccaggaaaaaaaaaaaaagatccccCATATAAAGGATAAGCCAAGATGTAAATGCTAAATCATGCATCTGTTTTAAGATGCAGTGACTAACCATGGAGAACCATCTATAAGTCCAGCACGGTCAGTACGGCAAGTTACTTGTGTCTTTGGTGGTGCATCATTATAAGCACCACCCACTGTGAGCAGATGAGCATAAATCCATACAATCACCACTGCGAATATGACAGCAAAACGATCAAAGACATGTCTTCCTGACTTTATCAAATGGGGCATGTACTGCAAAACAAACAGTGACAATTAACTATTCATcctaacaataaatattagtaATAAAGTCATAATTAGTCAAAAGCAAGAGATGACAAAACACAGCGTGATCAAAATAGCTACAACTGGATCCATAACACAGCACAAATACCTGtgaaataaatactaaaatgatAAGCTCTGGAAGGCCAATCTCCACGCATTTGGCGACCTAAACATTTCAAAGTAAAACTTAATACCCACTGGTAACTAGTTTATACATCATATGCATGTGCATGAATATGTAGCAGACGGAAGCTTACCCCAGGAAACCCAAGCTCATACAGCCCAAAACCAACAAGGGCTACCAAAGGAACAGCTGACAGTGGACTTAAAAACCTGcaggaaaaaagaagagcaaTCTTGTAACTTTGTCCACTATGATGCAGAAGACTCTGCCAAAGTGAACATTACATATGGCATAAAGATGCAAATGAGCTACAGGATAAGCCAGAGCTTTCCATTGATCAGAAGTTCTGTTGATTCGCAATACATAGATGATGATTCTATATGTTAACCAATCATTATATCTTCTTAGCATTAAATGCAATTGATCACAGGGTGCAACCACTGCTAAAATTTAAGCATCAATTCTGGTTCTGAACTAACCTGGTGACATTACGCCAAAGGCCACTGAAGCCTAGAACAATCTGGAGAGTTGAAGCAACAATGAGAGCACCTTGTGTTGCACGCATAATCCTCTTAAATTTCTGGACGTGAACCATTGAAATAGTgcagcaaaaattttaactggGAATTAATACTAGCTCTTCTATATCATTAATAGAAAGGTGCCACTTGACATTCCAAACCACGACAACTTTATACAGCAGAAAATGGCAAGAAATAAAACCTCAACAGGATCTGGTTCATCACTAAATCGACCAGCAAGGATAATTGAAATTGTGGTTGGGACAAAGGTGTAAGAGCCTCCAATAACAGCAGGCAAACGAGTGCCAAACAAACTCTGGAGCAACGTGTTCAGACCAGCAACAAAGAGAAGTGTCTGGATCACCTCCGCCTTCTCTTTCTACAAAAACAACAATACAACCACCGTACTCAGTTAAAGATAAACACGAAATATCTGCATAATGATTTTCCCCCCTGGCCTTACATTTCCTCCTCCCATCTGGGGAACGAGAGCAGAAGGGATGAGAACAGTGGTTCCAAGCATCACAAGGTAATGTTGGAAACCAAGTAGGATAGCTTCCGCTGCAACACACAATCTTGAAATAATCAAATGGAGGCAAACCCATTTCAGCGATGTATAAAAAtaagcaaacacaaaaatactTGGTCCATTTTCAAACactgttacaaaaaaaaaagatcactgacaaaaaacagaaaaaaaataccaaatctaatttttttggaaaaaaaaaagacagatttccttaaaatagaaattgcaaaaaaataaaatgaacagataatatatatatatatatatatatatatatatatatatatatatatatataatcaaaaaagtagttgggtttttttcttcctttttttttttttgaaaggtcGGTTAGTGTATGCGGAAtcttgaaagaagaaaagagcagGTTTATTTGGAGTTTTTGAAAGAGTATATACCATAAAGAAAGCACAAAAAGCTACTTTGAAGTAAAAACAAGATTCAGTTCAGAGATAACAAAattatacttgaaaaaaaagaagaaaaaagaacgaGATAACAAATACTCACGCCATGGAGGTGGACTCGTAATGCAATAATAAATGTTGGGAAGCTGCTCCTTTGGTGGATGTGGTTGTGGCTCCTCGGcctttcctcctcctccagccaTCAACCCCTTCTTTCTTTACGAAACTgtcttttatctttctttccttctttttttttttaaaaaagaacagcAACAAAAGAGAGATTCAAAAGGTGAGCGAAGATGTAGTAAGAGGAAGCAGAACCCAGATCCCAAATCTCACAGAAAAAAACAGGGAAGCAAAAACGGTACTGAACTCAGCTCAACAATGTGAGCAGGACCCAGAAATGAGTGAATCAACTcactccctccctctctctcactACTCCTACGACTACAGCTACAGCTACCCATAAAGCATATAATAAGGAGGGGAAAGCAGAGGAAAAGAGAGAGtaaaatagttgaaaaaattataagaggCAAAGAAAAGTACCTTTTGAACAACGGCTACTCCTTTATCTATCTTTTGAAAGCAAGAATTTAAGGTCAAATGCAAATCATGCACCCCACACCCCTCTTCCGAagatagaacaaaaaaaaaaagatgcaggTTCTTCTTCTCTGAaggttgaaacttgaaagagagaaggaaaataccagatgtttttattttttaaacaagcaAGCGatgtctataaaaaaaaacagtgtggAAGGTGTGAGGTGAAATCTCTCTCTCaccatttttattaataaagtgAAGCTAAGCTGCACACTCCACCGAATATTATTTAATGGGATGTGTATATATAATAGTGGctcctttttaaattattttttaaaatttatttttaatattaatatattaaaataatttaaaattttaattttagaaaaaaaaacttaaattttaacctACTCCCAAACACCTCTTAATGATATATTATTATGCCAACCGGTAATCACTTGCCATTGATGTTATTCTGTTATACAAGCAATTACGGTCATCAAAATCATGGGAAGGGATCAACGAAGTCGTTTAATTTAACGGCAGCGTTTTGGGCATTTGCCTTCACTTGAGGCGGAATCAAGCTTTCCGTAATTAACTTCCCGATAAGGATGCATGGatgtttggtttatttttaaatcctttAAACAATCTAGAACtaccaaaacataattaattaatttaaaacaaaaataattaaatttctcGAAGCCAAACACCTCGCAGTATTGCAACCTACCCCTAGTTTTTGATGTTCAAAGCATACGTTCTTTGCATGAAAAGACGAGAATGGCCTTTAAAAGTTGGAGCCCATGTGGTTTTTGTCCAGGCGATCGACACCTATCGTGGAATTATTAATAggggtaaaaaatattaaaaaactgattaaaataagaaaattagaaaaaaataattagaaaacaaattaaatttgattagaatttttaaaaaccaatcgatttggtttggttttgattttgtaaatctgaaactgaaaaaatataatcGAATTCAAGCTGAAAAAACCGAGcagaactggaaaaaaaccgagcaGAACCAGAACTGCTCGGtttaaactagtttttatttttaaaaaaaactaaactgaaactaattgatttaaatcagttttaattctaaaaaaaactagtttaaatatttttttataaaaaacaagcctaactaAAACCATCCTCCCTAGTTATTGAAGGCTGGCAACCTGGGGGTAGATTGGACAATGTGGTGATGATAACTTGTGGAGTTGTGTAGCAGAAGAATATTGGGGGTGCCCCAGAGGGGGGGGGGGACCCAAAAGAGGGAGGAGGGTCAAACGGTGACAGCCGACACCTTCTCTCTCCCTTATCAGTAGTAACCCCCGCCCCAGTTCCTGCTGTCTGTAGGACTCGGTATTTTTCACTGACAACTGGCAGCCCTTTGGCTTGttctagagagggagagaggttttctttttttgggcaAAGCAAAACCCTAGCTAGTGATTAGCGAAAACTAAATAAATGAAGATAGCTTACGTATTAGTGCACATGCCCAAGAAAGGTTGGTTATTGCGTTGCCGTTGGCTTGTTTtctaagtaattaaaaaaaaagtcaagtttcTTTAATGATTCAATCTAATAAACGATTGTTTAGGGTTTGATTCGAGTTTCTtcatttaaatacataaatgtTAAGGGTTTGATTCGAGTCCATCTCGAATGaaggttaaaaatattatttagaagtATGGTCATGATTgaggttacttttcaaaatattttttatttaaaaatatattaaaattatttttttttatttttaaaaaattatttttgatatccgtgtatcaaaataatttaaaaatactaaaaaaaattaaaattaaaaattaaaaaaattaaaatttttaaaacataaaaataatggcaaaaaaaaaaatagagagaagaaCAGCTTAAATATATACGTGCAGCCATGAAAAGTAGACGAAGGTGAGGTGGAAGGCGAAGGCATGATTCCAGGGGAGCTGACAGGAGCGAGAGTAgttggtttttgtgttttaaaaatgattttgaaaaaaaaaatttaattagtttttttaatatttttaaattattttaatgtataatattaaaaataatttaaaaaaatataattttaatatatttataaaaaaattattaaaaaaaaattattacactCCCGATCACCACCACCAAAATCCTGAAAGCCTTGACGTCTGTTGCGCAAAATACGTAAAGATGCGTGTTTGAATTCATGGGCGCTCTCCACCgacttgattgttttttatgacCATACTAACCTCCGTTTCCACGTTTTATCTCTGTTTCGAGTTAAGCTACATATTTACAGGCTGAACCGTTGTCGTTCATTTATTGATTGCGACACTTTCTTGCTTACTTTAATAACGCTCAAATTAGAGCACTTTAATATCCATTCTTCTTTGGCTCCATGTGATAATGCTGTTTAcgttgttttttcttgaaaaatatcaagttaataagtttttaaatgttttttttataattttaatgtattaatattaaaaataaaaatatatattgataaatataattttacatgtattttaattaattctccatggtcctaaaattaataatcagataaatttaagtttatgctactaatttttaaaaaggaaattaatgaTTGTCAGTATAAGATTCTTGAATAGATGTTAGATGGTTGTCTCATCTACAAATTCTTCTTTTATGATTAGATAGAAAGTGTTGATCATCAATCATCGGGAATCTTTTAattggttattgatttttttattaatattttttattattttttttgcaattaaaaaaaattacaactagAAACTTGATCATTGTTAAAGACAAATAGTAGCCctgtaaattaaataaaatatgaatctATTTAGAATgacgccaaaaaaaaaaaaactaagaaaaaaacaaaagaaaaataaagataaaggaCAGCTGTAAATAAAGTAATAAAGAAAAACTGTAAATTTTAACAGGTAAAAGAAAACGATAAATATTGTGAATAAACTGcataaataaattgtatatgTATATAGGTCTGACTATCATTTTATTATCTACTTATCAAGTCACACAGattaaatctcaaataaaccataaattttaatttttacaatcagaatcctaatttaattaatactaCTTATCCGCATgcatcacattaaaaaaataaaaattactaaaaaatatatttttttaaaaaaaaactaaagacacAATTAAAGGAAACATACATGTAAGAAATAAAAGGTgtgataaaaattgtttttcattccaaaatatattaaaataatat belongs to Populus nigra chromosome 18, ddPopNigr1.1, whole genome shotgun sequence and includes:
- the LOC133678564 gene encoding nucleobase-ascorbate transporter 6-like — translated: MAGGGGKAEEPQPHPPKEQLPNIYYCITSPPPWPEAILLGFQHYLVMLGTTVLIPSALVPQMGGGNKEKAEVIQTLLFVAGLNTLLQSLFGTRLPAVIGGSYTFVPTTISIILAGRFSDEPDPVEKFKRIMRATQGALIVASTLQIVLGFSGLWRNVTRFLSPLSAVPLVALVGFGLYELGFPGVAKCVEIGLPELIILVFISQYMPHLIKSGRHVFDRFAVIFAVVIVWIYAHLLTVGGAYNDAPPKTQVTCRTDRAGLIDGSPWIRVPYPFQWGAPSFDAGEAFAMMMASFVALVESTGAFIAVSRYASATPMPPSVLSRGVGWQGVAILLSGLFGTGNGSSVSVENAGLLALTRVGSRRVVQISAGFMIFFSVLGKFGAVFASIPSPIIAGLYCLFFAYVGAGGLSFLQFCNLNSFRTKFILGFSIFMGLSVPQYFNEYTAIKGFGPVNTSGRWFNDIINVPFSSEAFVAGCVAYFLDNTIHKKDSSIRKDRGKHWWAKFKSFKGDTRSEEFYSLPFNLNKYFPSV